One stretch of Balneola sp. MJW-20 DNA includes these proteins:
- a CDS encoding TolC family protein, which translates to MNRYRTTEISRPWGQLVSVSGLCLMVLLMFSPVVEGQSVAELQQEAAENNPELKARYQQYLAAMEQPQISGVLPDPEVSFSYFIKPIETRVGPQQARVSVKQMLPWFGSLGSQRSATELQARAAFESFQEARNRLFYQVEKTVTELYELEESIRLSRENAMILNSLVEISLARYETNRATQVDVLRAQIEEEDLQIQIELLENDRKVLNRKLNELLNRPGNEAADIPDTLLTEEIGSKQELLNSISRQNPDLSRLRYEEASKAEMRSLAKKNNRPDIMLGFDYIFTGESDLPNVANSGEDAIMVMAGLKVPIFGRKNRSGVRQAEQKVQEAEYRRQSMENVLETSLESSLSDYDDAISRYELYDQTQIQRIGQAIEIMMEAYASDRADFEEILRMQRKQLDYQLRRLQAKTDQYTAAAYIAYLIGKHNVKEIIEE; encoded by the coding sequence ATGAATCGATACAGAACTACCGAAATATCCAGACCGTGGGGGCAGTTAGTCTCTGTGAGTGGACTTTGCCTGATGGTACTGTTAATGTTTTCTCCTGTGGTTGAGGGGCAAAGTGTAGCAGAACTTCAACAGGAGGCCGCAGAGAATAATCCGGAGCTTAAGGCAAGGTATCAACAATACCTTGCTGCAATGGAACAGCCTCAGATATCAGGGGTACTGCCGGACCCGGAAGTCTCCTTCTCATATTTTATTAAACCGATCGAAACCAGGGTAGGTCCCCAGCAGGCTCGTGTATCCGTAAAACAGATGCTTCCTTGGTTTGGCAGCCTGGGCTCGCAAAGGTCTGCAACAGAATTGCAAGCCAGGGCAGCATTTGAATCCTTTCAGGAAGCCCGAAACCGGCTGTTTTACCAGGTTGAAAAAACAGTGACTGAGCTGTACGAGCTGGAAGAAAGCATCCGTCTTTCCAGGGAAAATGCAATGATATTGAATTCACTGGTGGAGATAAGCCTGGCCCGTTATGAAACAAACCGGGCAACCCAAGTGGATGTACTTCGGGCACAAATAGAAGAAGAGGACCTCCAGATACAGATCGAGTTGCTGGAAAACGACAGGAAAGTACTGAACCGGAAATTAAATGAATTGCTGAACCGCCCGGGTAATGAAGCAGCAGACATTCCCGATACATTGTTGACGGAAGAAATAGGTTCAAAACAGGAGCTCCTAAACAGTATTAGCCGCCAAAACCCGGATCTGAGCCGGCTGCGGTATGAGGAAGCTTCAAAGGCTGAAATGAGATCTCTGGCAAAAAAGAATAACCGGCCGGATATCATGCTTGGTTTTGATTACATATTCACGGGTGAATCGGATCTTCCGAATGTAGCTAACAGTGGTGAAGATGCGATTATGGTGATGGCAGGACTAAAGGTCCCCATCTTCGGCAGGAAGAACCGCTCGGGGGTCCGCCAGGCTGAGCAAAAAGTACAGGAAGCAGAGTATCGACGGCAGTCTATGGAAAATGTTCTCGAAACGTCGTTAGAATCCTCTTTATCAGATTATGATGATGCTATAAGCCGGTATGAGCTGTATGATCAGACGCAGATCCAGCGTATCGGTCAGGCTATTGAGATCATGATGGAAGCTTACGCATCAGACCGTGCAGATTTTGAAGAGATACTCCGCATGCAGCGAAAACAACTGGATTATCAGCTTAGAAGACTACAGGCCAAAACGGATCAGTATACCGCAGCAGCCTATATAGCTTATCTGATTGGAAAGCATAATGTGAAAGAAATTATCGAAGAATGA